One part of the Oceanihabitans sp. IOP_32 genome encodes these proteins:
- a CDS encoding glycine betaine ABC transporter substrate-binding protein has product MKLKFIAILVIMTTLFATGCKSDQKTNNKENKTLEIAYVDGWAEGVAMTHVATEIMKEKGYDVELKKAAVDLVFASLANGDLDVFMDAWLPATHKEKVAKFGDKIESLGVNFDNAKIGLVVPKYVTINSIEELNAHAEKFDGQIVGIEKGAGITKKTDIAVEDYNLDLNHLNSSSIAMLSELQKAIQENRWIVVTGWAPHWKFGRFELKFLEDPKNIYGGAERIETYARKGFKTDDAFANKFFANFHLNESQMADLLVKMEEKGDKSALAKQWIAANQELVNSWLK; this is encoded by the coding sequence ATGAAATTAAAATTTATAGCCATCCTAGTTATCATGACAACACTATTTGCAACAGGATGTAAATCTGACCAAAAAACAAACAACAAAGAAAACAAAACACTTGAAATCGCCTATGTCGACGGCTGGGCAGAAGGTGTCGCAATGACGCACGTGGCCACCGAAATAATGAAGGAAAAGGGTTATGATGTTGAATTAAAAAAAGCAGCCGTAGATTTAGTATTCGCCTCGCTAGCCAATGGAGATTTAGATGTATTTATGGATGCCTGGTTACCAGCCACACATAAAGAAAAAGTAGCTAAGTTTGGCGATAAAATAGAAAGTTTAGGGGTAAACTTCGACAATGCAAAAATTGGATTAGTTGTACCTAAATACGTAACGATTAACTCCATAGAAGAACTCAATGCTCATGCTGAAAAATTTGATGGCCAAATTGTAGGTATTGAAAAAGGAGCTGGCATTACGAAAAAAACTGACATAGCTGTGGAAGACTACAACTTAGACCTAAATCACCTCAATTCTTCAAGTATTGCCATGCTTTCCGAATTACAAAAAGCTATTCAGGAAAACCGTTGGATTGTAGTTACTGGCTGGGCACCACATTGGAAATTCGGTCGCTTCGAGCTTAAATTTTTAGAAGATCCAAAAAATATTTATGGCGGTGCAGAACGCATTGAAACTTATGCGCGTAAAGGCTTTAAAACCGACGACGCCTTTGCTAATAAATTCTTTGCTAACTTCCACTTAAACGAATCTCAAATGGCCGACTTATTAGTAAAAATGGAGGAAAAAGGCGATAAATCAGCACTCGCAAAACAATGGATAGCAGCAAATCAAGAATTGGTAAATTCTTGGTTAAAATAA
- a CDS encoding fibronectin type III domain-containing protein, whose protein sequence is MRKIKPLLRITIAMVIFTAISCSDNNEPIPTLDTENPTRPTNLVPGPAPLSGITLSWTAANDNTGVDHYEVERCEGTSCSNFASIGHVAESSFTDTNIALGKAYSYRVRAVDAAGNKSTWSDMVIINFIQEPPAIRARSCSQADVELAINNASDGDIVIIPNGRCTWNKPLTISKQIRLKGESKGGVQLIMGAGIDAWNISMISVTTGADYSTVLSQIEFWPGGGKGSYITIEGPVTDRPPIIHDNKFTADGSFFEVIRYLRYGGGLIYKNVFQSLSTNNAQVPISGIQVKDNSSGALSWSTPSSMGMDDVDGLQNIYIEDNLFINCSSYDSDDGSRIVFRHNVLNNAIMASHGADTSWIGMRHVEIYNNQFIFTPSGTWTLNDIDGNPVEGLYPLNIVRWYDFRGGTGVITDNDIPDILSQGWGDKSELVMQIQQSDRDAGPDGCADTYPAFHQVGRGINNTLEPVYIWNNRGTGNEFPNIENSSYNQCPDNPNSANPAYYIQENRDYYVGVSKPGYQKYTYPHPLRDETKE, encoded by the coding sequence ATGAGAAAAATAAAACCCCTTCTACGAATTACTATAGCTATGGTAATTTTTACTGCAATAAGTTGTAGCGATAATAATGAACCCATACCCACTCTCGATACCGAAAACCCGACAAGACCAACCAATCTTGTTCCCGGCCCCGCTCCGTTATCTGGTATCACCCTCTCTTGGACAGCCGCTAACGATAATACAGGCGTCGATCACTACGAAGTAGAAAGGTGCGAGGGCACTTCTTGCTCTAATTTTGCAAGTATAGGCCATGTCGCAGAATCCTCTTTTACAGATACCAATATTGCACTGGGTAAGGCGTATTCGTATCGCGTGAGAGCTGTAGATGCCGCTGGCAATAAAAGCACGTGGAGTGATATGGTGATTATAAACTTTATTCAAGAACCTCCTGCGATACGGGCAAGGTCTTGCTCGCAAGCCGATGTAGAGCTTGCTATAAACAATGCCTCGGACGGTGATATTGTCATCATCCCGAATGGAAGGTGCACTTGGAATAAACCACTTACTATTTCTAAGCAAATTAGGCTAAAAGGCGAATCGAAAGGTGGGGTACAACTTATTATGGGTGCAGGCATTGATGCTTGGAACATTTCGATGATAAGTGTTACAACGGGAGCCGATTATAGTACCGTGCTAAGCCAAATAGAGTTTTGGCCTGGAGGAGGGAAGGGATCTTACATCACTATTGAGGGCCCCGTAACAGATAGACCACCAATAATTCATGATAATAAGTTTACAGCAGACGGCAGTTTCTTTGAGGTTATTAGGTATCTTCGATATGGTGGTGGATTAATTTATAAGAATGTTTTTCAATCTCTAAGCACTAATAATGCACAGGTGCCTATAAGCGGCATTCAAGTAAAGGATAATAGTAGCGGAGCCCTTTCTTGGTCTACGCCTTCATCGATGGGAATGGATGATGTTGATGGTTTACAGAATATTTATATTGAGGATAACCTTTTTATTAATTGCTCGTCGTATGACTCCGATGATGGTTCGCGAATAGTTTTTCGCCACAATGTATTAAACAATGCTATAATGGCGAGCCACGGTGCCGACACCTCTTGGATTGGCATGCGGCATGTGGAGATTTACAACAACCAATTTATTTTTACGCCCTCCGGAACTTGGACCCTTAACGATATTGATGGAAACCCTGTAGAGGGACTGTACCCTTTAAATATTGTGAGGTGGTATGATTTTAGAGGAGGAACCGGGGTGATTACAGATAATGACATACCAGATATACTGTCGCAAGGCTGGGGCGATAAATCGGAATTGGTAATGCAAATACAGCAATCTGATCGAGATGCGGGCCCAGATGGCTGTGCCGATACTTATCCAGCCTTTCATCAAGTAGGGCGGGGCATAAACAATACACTAGAGCCTGTATATATTTGGAATAATAGGGGAACGGGAAACGAATTTCCGAACATCGAAAACTCAAGTTATAACCAATGTCCCGACAACCCGAATAGCGCTAACCCGGCGTACTACATACAAGAGAACCGTGATTATTATGTAGGGGTTTCTAAACCAGGTTATCAAAAGTACACTTATCCGCATCCACTGCGAGATGAAACAAAGGAGTAG
- a CDS encoding type I restriction enzyme endonuclease domain-containing protein codes for MDSAQVLAELSAMAKDMRLEDHKSIELGLSPEEYACYSVLSQNDFIKYWRKVKT; via the coding sequence ATAGATTCGGCACAAGTACTAGCAGAATTATCTGCGATGGCAAAAGATATGAGACTGGAAGACCACAAAAGCATAGAATTAGGACTAAGCCCTGAAGAATATGCCTGTTATAGTGTTTTATCACAAAACGACTTTATAAAGTACTGGCGCAAAGTGAAAACTTAG
- a CDS encoding DUF2207 domain-containing protein: MQSFPLLSQSEKILSFHSDIEVDTSSSIRVKEHLKIYANGTIFKRGITRTIPTVSTDSLGNKVNLDFKVLGVERDGRNSKYHTQQGNGTITIFVGEKEVFLNEGEHHYIITYSMRGPIRFYEAYDEIYWNVNGFDWSLSFDQVSCQITLPEGGKIFQNACYTGRYGSTASNCASTILSENSIRFSAENLRAGENLTVALGFNKGIVNQPPPPPPPTFFQKFGALILSGFISLALLFYYGFTWLKFGIDPPKPTVFPQFEVPNNMTPASVGMLDKMRYHGDLITGTIINLAVKGYLKIEEVKQDYIFGLFKSKKFVIHKIKDDSGLLNDEEHVLFSKLFSDTNILTLDGKYNSKVKSAVNAYKASLKKQHDSLIYQGFNFKFWIIPIVTIIAYIFLFVFFAWSYFQGDRDGLIFFVFLVANTLFFLIYQYLIRKPAVEKLKVKSMIDGFNMYLSAAEEKQIAHFNPPDLTPEIFEKLLPYALVLGAEDVWGEKFQSLINKSVIDQNYQPVWYAGQVRNFSTFNHSLNASLSNSLSKSATPPSSSGSGSGGGGFSGGGGGGGGGGGW; encoded by the coding sequence ATGCAATCTTTTCCTTTGCTCTCTCAAAGTGAAAAGATACTGTCATTCCATTCTGATATTGAAGTGGACACTTCAAGTTCCATTAGGGTTAAAGAACACCTAAAAATATATGCCAACGGAACCATCTTTAAAAGAGGCATTACACGCACGATTCCCACAGTAAGTACAGACAGTTTAGGCAACAAAGTAAACCTAGATTTTAAAGTTTTAGGGGTTGAAAGAGACGGTAGAAACTCAAAATACCACACCCAACAAGGCAATGGCACGATTACCATTTTTGTAGGAGAAAAAGAGGTGTTTTTAAATGAAGGCGAACACCACTATATTATTACCTATAGTATGAGAGGACCAATTCGTTTCTATGAAGCTTACGACGAAATTTATTGGAATGTTAATGGTTTCGATTGGTCTTTGTCTTTCGACCAAGTGTCATGTCAAATCACACTACCAGAGGGCGGGAAAATTTTTCAAAATGCTTGCTATACTGGAAGGTATGGCAGTACTGCCAGCAACTGTGCTTCAACAATACTCTCGGAAAATAGTATTCGGTTTAGCGCAGAAAATCTTAGGGCAGGAGAAAACTTAACGGTGGCTTTAGGTTTTAATAAAGGGATTGTAAACCAACCACCGCCACCGCCGCCACCAACATTTTTTCAAAAGTTTGGAGCACTCATTTTAAGCGGATTTATAAGCTTAGCGCTCTTGTTTTATTACGGATTCACTTGGTTGAAGTTTGGTATCGATCCACCAAAACCAACCGTATTTCCGCAGTTTGAAGTCCCTAATAACATGACGCCTGCCTCTGTAGGGATGTTAGACAAAATGCGCTATCACGGGGATTTAATTACCGGTACCATTATAAATTTGGCCGTAAAAGGCTATCTTAAAATTGAAGAAGTTAAGCAAGATTATATTTTCGGCTTGTTTAAAAGCAAAAAGTTTGTCATCCACAAAATAAAGGACGATTCAGGATTGCTTAACGACGAAGAACACGTGCTCTTTTCAAAATTATTTTCAGACACAAATATTTTAACCTTAGATGGAAAATACAATTCTAAAGTTAAAAGCGCCGTGAATGCGTATAAAGCTTCATTAAAAAAACAGCACGATAGTTTAATATATCAAGGCTTTAATTTTAAATTTTGGATCATCCCCATTGTAACCATAATCGCGTACATTTTCCTATTTGTGTTTTTCGCATGGAGTTACTTTCAAGGGGATCGTGACGGATTGATATTCTTTGTGTTTTTAGTTGCAAATACTTTGTTTTTTTTGATTTACCAATATTTAATTAGAAAACCTGCTGTTGAAAAACTAAAGGTAAAATCCATGATTGACGGATTTAATATGTACTTGAGTGCGGCCGAAGAAAAACAGATTGCCCACTTTAATCCACCAGATTTAACACCAGAAATTTTTGAGAAACTATTACCTTATGCTCTCGTGTTGGGCGCCGAAGATGTTTGGGGAGAAAAATTTCAAAGTCTCATTAACAAATCTGTTATCGACCAAAATTATCAACCGGTTTGGTATGCTGGTCAGGTTCGCAACTTTTCCACCTTTAACCATAGCTTAAATGCATCACTCTCCAATTCCTTAAGCAAATCTGCTACACCACCATCAAGCAGTGGAAGCGGTTCGGGCGGTGGTGGATTCTCTGGTGGCGGCGGAGGCGGCGGAGGCGGTGGTGGCTGGTAG
- a CDS encoding LemA family protein, which produces MVVLYGLIFLVVLVAFYGVGVYNRLVKLSTLVAEAWSGIDVQLKKRYNLIPNLVETVKGYASHEKETFENVTKARNQAQNATTVEGQQGAENQLNRALINLYAVAEQYPELKANENFLSLQNELSDIESDIEKSRRYYNGTTRDYNILIDSFPSNLIAGITNFKKAAYFEIDVEAERENPQVKF; this is translated from the coding sequence ATGGTAGTATTATACGGATTAATTTTTCTTGTAGTTTTGGTGGCATTTTACGGTGTTGGAGTGTACAACAGATTGGTAAAATTAAGCACGCTGGTAGCAGAAGCTTGGAGTGGCATAGACGTGCAATTAAAAAAGCGTTATAATTTAATTCCAAACTTAGTCGAAACCGTAAAAGGCTATGCGAGCCACGAGAAGGAAACCTTCGAGAATGTCACAAAAGCAAGAAATCAAGCACAAAACGCGACAACTGTTGAAGGCCAACAAGGCGCAGAAAATCAGTTAAACCGGGCTTTGATAAACTTATATGCTGTAGCTGAGCAATATCCTGAACTAAAAGCAAACGAGAATTTTTTAAGCTTGCAAAACGAATTGTCTGATATAGAATCTGATATTGAAAAATCAAGACGTTATTATAATGGCACCACCCGCGATTATAATATTTTAATAGATTCGTTTCCATCAAACCTTATTGCTGGAATAACCAACTTTAAAAAAGCAGCATATTTTGAAATTGATGTTGAAGCCGAAAGAGAAAACCCACAGGTAAAATTTTAA